The genome window GAACGACAGGGGCGGCGAGACAGGTGACATATTGGACCTATGAAATGAGTGCCAGATGGCTCTTTCAACGAACCATTAGCCTGCCTAGGATGCAAGCATTCGCCAAGGAATATTTCCATGTACACACCTCGCGCCTTTGCCCTCGACGATTTGCCCGAACTGCAGCAACTGATCCAGCACACCCGCCTGGCGCAACTGGTGACCTTTGGCGAGCAAGGCCTGCAAGCCAGCCACTTGCCGTTGCTGCTCAACCCCGATGAAGGCCCGAACGGCACGCTCTACGGGCACCTGGCCAAGGCCAATCCACAGTGGAAAGACCTGCAGGACGGCAGCGAAGCGCTGGTGATCTTCGCGGGTGCCGAGGCTTACATCAGCCCGGCGTTCTACCCGGCCAAGGCCGAGCACGGCAAAGTGGTACCCACTTGGAACTACATCGCCGTGCACGCCTATGGCAAAGCCGAGGTGTTCAACGATGCCGAGCG of Pseudomonas azotoformans contains these proteins:
- a CDS encoding FMN-binding negative transcriptional regulator, with the translated sequence MYTPRAFALDDLPELQQLIQHTRLAQLVTFGEQGLQASHLPLLLNPDEGPNGTLYGHLAKANPQWKDLQDGSEALVIFAGAEAYISPAFYPAKAEHGKVVPTWNYIAVHAYGKAEVFNDAERLLAVVTALTDRHEGGRAQPWKVSDAPADYIDGMLKAIVGFALPIERLIGKRKLSQNRSAADMAGVRAGLATSADVRDQTLARFIPQGAPE